A genomic window from Cytobacillus suaedae includes:
- a CDS encoding alpha/beta hydrolase, which translates to MLVIESGVANINEASIYYEIVGNGKPLLLIHGLPIDSRMWDGQFEELSKQYKVIRFDLPGYGKSGAHDNDFSFVEDLKGLLDYLHIETVSIIGLSIGGQIGIDFSLDYPEKVESIVLVSNGIIGWTDFSTERKQFNEKINLSYQEGNLEKTIELMCNGWVMGPNRNQDMVSKDVVNLFSEMVKETYAKEAKGKGRMLFPEKKAIERVEEIKIPTLLVTSEYDFPEFRKIAIFLHEKIEDSKITMIPGTAHMLNMEKPKEFNETVLDFLSEVYLTNKKMHT; encoded by the coding sequence ATGTTAGTAATTGAATCAGGTGTTGCAAACATAAATGAAGCATCTATTTATTATGAGATTGTAGGGAATGGAAAACCCTTACTACTCATTCATGGATTACCGATTGATTCAAGAATGTGGGACGGCCAGTTTGAAGAATTATCAAAACAATATAAGGTAATCCGTTTTGACCTACCTGGTTACGGCAAATCTGGCGCACATGATAATGATTTTTCATTTGTAGAGGATCTAAAGGGCTTACTAGATTATTTACATATTGAAACTGTCTCAATTATTGGGTTATCTATTGGAGGGCAAATTGGAATTGATTTCTCGTTAGACTATCCGGAGAAGGTAGAGTCTATTGTTTTAGTATCCAATGGAATCATAGGTTGGACTGACTTTTCAACAGAGAGAAAACAATTTAATGAAAAAATAAATCTATCCTATCAAGAAGGTAATCTAGAAAAAACGATTGAACTTATGTGCAACGGATGGGTAATGGGACCTAATAGGAATCAAGATATGGTTTCTAAGGATGTCGTGAACCTTTTTTCTGAAATGGTAAAAGAAACATATGCAAAGGAGGCAAAAGGAAAGGGAAGGATGCTTTTCCCTGAAAAAAAGGCAATTGAGAGAGTTGAAGAAATTAAGATTCCAACCTTACTAGTTACTTCAGAGTATGACTTTCCTGAGTTCCGAAAGATTGCTATCTTTCTACATGAAAAAATAGAAGACTCTAAAATCACAATGATTCCAGGAACAGCACATATGTTAAACATGGAAAAACCGAAGGAATTTAACGAAACCGTATTAGACTTTCTTTCGGAGGTATATCTAACGAATAAAAAAATGCACACCTGA